One window of Vespula pensylvanica isolate Volc-1 chromosome 17, ASM1446617v1, whole genome shotgun sequence genomic DNA carries:
- the LOC122635279 gene encoding homeodomain-interacting protein kinase 2 isoform X11: MCDMFIQTQQTSSVNGSSSSSSSSSNNTAHHHSKKRKLEYNVSQPVIQHGLVQSTGDYQLDNTGLQQRYSVNGANTAFSSLHNNNALQKSSPNQQTLVRASTIKLLDTYQRCGQKRKTWSREGNGDALAVHSANATNAVGSTIVPQHYNQQQQLQQQQQQQQQQQQQQQQQQQQQQQQQQQQQQQQQQQQQQQQQQQQQQHKQAGMTAHSKQVANAANGGGGGGGGGGGGGGGGSNPQGDGDYHLVQHEVLYSMTNQYEVLEFLGRGTFGQVVKCWKKGTNEIVAIKILKNHPSYARQGQIEVSILSRLSQENADEFNFVRAYECFQHKSHTCLVFEMLEQNLYDFLKQNKFSPLPLKFIRPILQQVLTALLKLKQLGLIHADLKPENIMLVDPSRQPYRVKVIDFGSASHVSKAVCNTYLQSRYYRAPEIILGLPYCEAIDMWSLGCVVAELFLGWPLYPGSSEYDQIRYISQTQGLPTEHMLNNASKTTKFFYRDMDSTHPFWRLKTPEEHEAETGIKSKEARKYIFNCLDDIGQVNVPTDLDGGQLLPEKADRREFIDLLKRMLTMDQVERRITPGEALNHAFVTLAHLVDYAHYNSVKASVQMMEVCRRAGDFTASPAHHQAPPAPQPPPPTSLVANFVPTTNGSAVTLTFNNQLTNQVQRLVREHRTAPTGYDNLYQIYSNSSRRATQYSGSSSGSNSGRSAVHDFSHQLVPGILCPPPGYQTMPSPAKHVVVAQPPQAQQGPLQIQPSIISQQAVAAAAVAAQQQYAAVPVSMVETGRQMLLTNAVQTSWPGGSRQMAAIVPSWQQLPPQHAAIQQPLLSDAGDWGRPLIVDSSAILQDQRPVFPVTEVYNTSALVEHPPQGWGKRSVTKHHQHHVTVPQQSQHRHEHKKETQQLSPVKKRVKESTPPSSMRRHSPSSGHWQQQPIQSHHHSSKHSSSHNVEHQQVASVRQQTITIYDTPSPAVSVITISDSEDESPGKCCGDRQCGACQSLATRLSGDGRPVREEVIRSTQSTPRVVPTMQQAHSSTQAHTSSHTTSQSSSQRAQRKNVISCVTVGDSDGEVSPGRAHAHLYQQVPQHPQHQQTTTQHIKHEPQQQHHVSSSSSGYSSQSQKKRLLAKVQSECNMVNVTTKSEPGVEYVAPHPCHAPACKEPPTYQDDAYDMHDYFLQYVTTSSAHPHLQEQHIVYTTGTDKRVSWPGKRAEYKHEYVQPPAAHSRDHQKWAVANPVHQYRQSQVVGSAAHPGHTHSHHGHPVHLSPGGGGGGRSPTGGPVIGGAQHLGQPLYQEYAHVRSRAHAVPPPVYVTAAPSQAPTAIQQQQVPTFQGFTPGWVPRHLVDACIIENILYYIV; encoded by the exons ATGTGTGACATGTTCATCCAAACACAGCAGACGAGTAGCGTCaacggcagcagcagcagcagcagcagcagcagtaacaACACCGCTCACCATCATAGCAAGAAACGCAAGTTGGAGTACAACGTGAGCCAGCCGGTGATCCAGCACGGATTGGTCCAATCGACCGGCGACTACCAATTGGACAATACCGGACTGCAACAGCGGTACTCCGTGAACGGTGCTAATACCGCATTTAGCTCGCTGCACAACAATAATGCGCTGCAGAAGAGTAGCCCGAACCAGCAGACCCTGGTACGAGCCTCGACGATCAAGCTCCTAGACACCTACCAACGCTGTGGCCAGAAG AGAAAAACTTGGTCGAGGGAGGGTAATGGTGACGCCCTGGCAGTCCACTCCGCCAACGCGACGAACGCAGTGGGTAGTACTATAGTGCCGCAGCATTATAACCAACAGCAACAGctgcagcaacaacaacagcagcagcagcaacaacaacaacaacagcaacagcagcaacaacagcagcagcaacagcagcagcagcagcaacaacaacagcaacaacagcagcagcagcaacaacagcaacaacaacagcaacataAGCAAGCAGGGATGACAGCTCATAGCAAACAAGTTGCAAATGCGGCCAATGggggtggcggtggtggtggaggtggtggtggcggtggcggagGTGGAAGTAATCCTCAGGGGGATGGTGATTATCATTTGGTCCAACACGAAGTTTTATACTCTATGACCAATCAGTATGAAGTTCTTGAATTTTTGGGCAGGGGTACGTTCGGCCAG GTTGTAAAATGTTGGAAAAAGGGTACCAATGAAATAGTAGCCATCAAAATTCTTAAAAACCATCCCTCGTATGCGCGCCAAGGGCAGATTGAG gTCTCCATCCTGTCACGACTAAGTCAGGAAAACGCGGATGAGTTCAACTTTGTGCGCGCTTATGAATGCTTTCAGCATAAATCACACACCTGTTTGGTGTTTGAGATGTTGGAACAAAATCTTTATGACTTTTTAAAGCAAAATAAATTCTCACCGCTACCTCTTAAATTTATCAGGCCGATACTACAACAGGTTTTAACTGCTTTATTAAAGCTCAag cAATTGGGCCTTATACATGCGGATCTTAAGCCAGAAAACATCATGTTAGTGGATCCCTCACGTCAACCATATCGAGTGAAAGTCATAGATTTTGGTTCGGCCTCTCACGTATCAAAAGCAGTCTGCAATACTTATTTACAATCGCGATACTATCGTGCACCAGAAATTATTCTTGGACTTCCTTATTGTGAAGCGATAGATATGTGGTCGCTCGGATGTGTCGTAGCAGAATTGTTTTTGGGATGGCCCTTGTATCCGGGCAGCTCGGAGTACGATCAGATTCGATATATAAGTCAAACTCAGGGCCTACCGACGGAACATATGTTAAATAATGCTAGTAAAacgacaaaatttttttatcgagacaTGGACA gtacgCATCCGTTTTGGCGATTAAAGACACCGGAGGAACACGAAGCAGAAACTGGAATTAAATCAAAAGAAgctagaaaatatatttttaattgtctcGACGATATTGGCCAAGTTAATGTACCGACTGATTTAGATGGTGGTCAGCTTTTACCTGAAAAGGCAGATAGGAGAGAGTTCATTGACCTCTTGAAGAGGATGCTCACCATGGACCAGGTA GAGCGCCGAATAACACCTGGAGAGGCTTTGAACCACGCTTTCGTTACCCTGGCACATTTAGTCGATTATGCGCATTATAACAGTGTCAAGGCTTCCGTCCAAATGATGGAGGTTTGCAGAAGAGCTGGCGATTTTACTGCAAGTCCTGCTCACCATCAAGCACCACCTGCTCCGCAACCACCCCCGCCTACATCTTTAGTAGCTAATTTTGTACCAACGACGAATGGTAGTGCAGTTACTCTTACTTTTAACAATCAACTGACCAATCAAGTGCAACGTTTAGTTAGAGAACATCGCACTGCTCCAACGGGCTATGACAATCTG TATCAAATCTATAGTAACAGCAGTCGTCGAGCAACACAATACAGTGGTTCTTCTAGTGGTTCGAATAGTGGTCGAAGTGCGGTGCATGATTTTTCACATCAATTAGTACCTGGTATATTATGTCCTCCTCCTGGTTATCAAACGATGCCAAGTCCAGCTAAACACGTAGTCGTTGCTCAG CCACCGCAGGCTCAACAAGGTCCACTTCAAATTCAACCGTCGATCATATCGCAGCAAGCTGTTGCGGCAGCTGCGGTAGCCGCTCAACAACAGTATGCAGCAGTTCCTGTGTCTATGGTAGAAACTGGACGACAAATGTTACTCACT aatgcCGTGCAAACATCATGGCCTGGTGGAAGTCGACAAATGGCTGCAATTGTACCATCTTGGCAACAGTTACCACCGCAACACGCAGCCATTCAACAACCATTATTGAGTGATGCTGGAGATTGGGGAAGACCACTTATCGTTGATAGTTCTGCCATATTACAG GATCAGCGGCCAGTGTTTCCTGTCACGGAAGTTTATAACACTAGTGCTCTCGTTGAACATCCTCCGCAAGGTTGGGGCAAACGTAGTGTAACGAAACATCATCAACATCACGTGACCGTACCTCAGCAAAGTCAACACAGGCatgaacataaaaaagaaactcaaCAGTTGAGTCcagtgaaaaagagagtgaaggAGAGTACACCACCGAGTAGTATGAGACGACATTCGCCTTCGAGTGGACATTGGCAACAACAACCAATTCAATCTCATCATCACAGCAGCAAACACAGTAGTAGTCACAATGTAGAACATCAACAAGTTGCATCCGTCCGGCAACAAACTATAACGATATACGATACCCCATCTCCGGCTGTTTCTGTTATTACTATCAGTGACAGCGAAGATGAATCACCAGGGAAATG CTGTGGCGATCGTCAATGCGGAGCCTGTCAAAGTTTGGCAACTCGCCTGTCTGGCGACGGACGTCCTGTCCGTGAGGAGGTCATTCGAAG TACACAATCTACACCAAGAGTTGTACCAACGATGCAGCAAGCTCATTCGAGTACGCAAGCTCACACAAGTTCTCATACGACCTCACAAAGCTCGTCACAAAGAGCTCAAAGAAAGAATGTTATTAGCTGTGTTACGGTTGGTGATAGCGATGGCGAAGTTAGTCCAGGCAGAGCTCATGCTCATTTATATCAACAAGTACCACAACATCCGCAACATCAACAAACTACCACTCAACATATTAAACATGAGCCTCAGCAACAACATCACGTTAGCAG CAGTAGTTCTGGCTATTCCTCTCAGTCACAAAAGAAGCGATTATTGGCTAAGGTACAATCCGAGTGCAATATGGTGAACGTTACAACTAAGTCTGAACCTGGCGTTGAGTATGTCGCTCCACATCCATGTCACGCGCCAGCTTGCAAAGAGCCACCGACCTATCAG GATGACGCCTATGACATGCATGACTACTTCTTGCAGTATGTGACCACAAGTAGCGCTCATCCTCATCTCCAAGAGCAACACATCGTTTACACGACTGGTACAGACAAGCGAGTCTCTTGGCCTGGAAAACGAGCAGAGTATAAACACGAGTACGTTCAACCTCCAGCAGCTCATTCGAGAGATCATCAAAAGTGGGCAGTAGCAAACCCTGTACATCAATATAG GCAGAGCCAGGTGGTAGGCTCGGCAGCCCATCCGGGTCATACCCACAGCCACCATGGGCATCCAGTCCATCTGAGTCCTgggggtggtggtggaggCAGAAGCCCCACAGGCGGACCTGTGATAGGGGGTGCCCAGCATCTGGGACAACCTCTCTACCAGGAGTACGCTCATGTGCGTTCAAGAGCACATGCTGTGCCACCCCCTGTATATGTTACTGCTGCGCCTTCTCAGGCTCCTACTGCTATCCAGCAGCAACAAGTGCCCACCTTTCAGGGATTCACACCCGGGTGGGTACCTAGACACCTAGTTGATGCATGCAT cATCGagaatatcttatattatatagtttag